Part of the Thermococcus barossii genome is shown below.
GACTTCATCGTCACCAAGATATATGCCGTGAACGCCGATGAGGTTCTCACCCAGGGCCCCGGCCTTCCCGAGATACTCCACGGGGGACAGGCCGTAGCGCCGCTTCACCTCCAGAACCTCACCCCTGCTCTGAGACAGATGAACGTGAACCAGAGCGTTCTTCTCCCCAGCAAACTCGGCTATCTCCTTCATCAGCTCAAGGGAAACTGTGTTGGTGGCATGGGGCGCGAGAACCGGCTTCACAAGCTCTTCCTCCCCCTCCCAGCGCTTGAAGAACCGGAAGCCTTCCCCGGGCTCGGCTATCGGAAAGTCCACCGAGTCCATTACCGTCTGACCGACAAACGCCCTAATTCCGAGCTCCAGTGTTGCATTAGCTATCTCGTCCGCGAAGAAGTAGTGGTCGTTTACCGTCGTTGAGCCGTTCGAAAGCGCCTCGGCCATGCCGATGAGGGCCCACCTGTGGATTTCCTCGCGCGTCCATTCGAGCTCGGCCGGCCAGATGACGTCGCCCAGCCACTTCTCCATCGGCAGGTCCTCGCCGAGGCCGCGGAACTTCGCCATCGCCACGTGGGTGTGAGCGTTGACCAATCCGGGGAGTATCAAGTAACCCCTGCCCCCGTAAACTTCATCAACGTCGTACTGACCCATGCTCCCTGCGGGAACGACGTCTCTGATCACGGACCCATCTATTATGACCGCTGTGCTATCCCTGACACCCTGCCAGTCAACGACGGTTCCAACCAGGGCTTTCATACGCTCACCGATTGAAGTTGGTCGAGGTTTCAGTTAAACCTTTGGGTTACCCCCTCTCCTCCATCTTTGCCGCTATCCACGCGAGGAGCAGGATGAAGACGATACCTCCCACGAAAGACCCTCCGATGTAGATGAGCCTATCCTTCAGCGACATACCTTCCTCGGAAAGGGTGGTCGTCACGTTGCTCTCGTTGCACGGAACCGGAACCTTAATGACTTCGGTAACCACTTTTGGCTCACACGTTGAATTGGTGCTCTCGTTGGAAATTCCGAGTGATGAGTTTCCTGGGGTGATGCTGGCCTCACCGACAACTCTGATTGTCGTGGAGTTGTAGAACACCTCGCCATGGCTTTCAACACCCGCACTTATCTCGTATTCTCCGGGAACCAGCGGAATGACCGTCAGGGAATACGTTCTGCTCCCGTTCGGAGGAAGTACGTCAGTCCTTGTCAGCCATTTTCCATAGGCGGTGAAGTTCTCGGCTATAGAAGCGAAGCCCTTCGGGAGGGCAACGGTGAGGGTGAAGGGAAGTCCCACGTTTCCGGTATTGATCACGGTCACGTTTAGGGGTATCTCTCCTCCAACGCTGCCGTTCAATGCCGAGACCTTAACAAGGTAGCCAATCTTGGCCGGAGCAACGTCAACGACCCTGTTCTCGGAGCTGAAGCTCACCTGTTCAACCCCATAACAGGAGAGGGCGTAGGGGGCGTGTCCCGTTACGACCACGTTGCCCAGTGAGAGATTGCCCGCCTTCTCGGGGAGGATTTTCAAAGGAATCTCGACGCTCTTGCCCTTTGGAATCTCCTCAAAATAGGCCGGATAGTCGCCGAGAGCTTTGAATCCATCGGACAGGTTGAGGCTCACCTCGACGTACTTGAGATCGCTCGGCCCCTCGTTGGTTATGGTTATCCTCGCGTCGAATGGAACGAACTGAGTGGAATTTCCGGGAGCAAGGAAGGACACGTTGAGGAGCGCAACATCACTTACCCTGGGAACCTTCTCCTCATCTATGAAGGCAACCACGTGAATCTCCATCGCTCCATCGCGCTTTCTGGAGGCGGTTGAACCTATGAGAAGGCCACCGTAGTACATTCCTGAGGAGAAGTTGCCAATCGTTATGAATCCCGATCTTATGACCCTGCCGCACGGATTCATTATGGAGACGTAGGCGCTGTCGTCGAATATCTTGTCGACCTTAATCAGGTACGGGCCGAGTTTCTCGGTCTTGCCCTCGCGGAGCCATCCATCGAAGGAAGGAAGAACCTTTACGCGGAGATACGCGCCTTTCAACCGTATCGTGGCCTTCAGGTATTCCGAACCCACAAGCTCACCGGTGGAAATCAGCAGTCCGTCCGCATCTATCGTCTCCCCTGGTTCTGCCAGGTACTGCTTGCCATTCACACGGATGTCCACTATCTCCGTCAGCTGCCCGTTCTCCGAGGATACAGTATAATTGTAAAACACGACGCTCCATTCTCCGATAGACACGTTTTTGCTCCTCCTCAGATAGCCGTCGAACAGAATCGGCATCGGAGTCAGTGATATCCTCATGTTTTCGTACGAGACCTCCTTCCCAGCTGCGCAGTAGATTTCCTTAGAAGTCTCTCCGTCTGACACAACCAATGTGCCGCCCTTCTCACTCACAGACTTCAGAGAAACCTCATAACCTCCAACAAAAAGCTTCTCTCCTTCGAGAAGGTAGGGGAACGTGTAAGAGAGGTTCAGATACGATACCCCCGAAGAGTAGAGTGCATCATTGAAGGAAAATGAATAGCCGTCCCACAGAATGCTCCCCCCAATCGGAACCACCCTCATGCCCAAGCCAGCAGGATAGACTAGAACCGAGCCGTCGCTCAGGGAGATGTCCTTGATGAGGATGTCGCCGTCATATACTCCCACCCTGGCCGGGAACTGGAGCCACCCGGTTATCGAGGAGCTGGCCGCAACTCCGGGCAGTAACATGAACGCCAGGAACAAAACGAGTAACTTCTTCACGGTATCACCCCCAGGGAGCCTACAACCACCCCCGTCAGCGAGGAAAACGTCATCATCTTGCCCATCACGACGGTTCCCAGGTACTGGCCAATGGCGGCCAGCCACACGAGAACCACAAAATAGTAGACAGTAATCCCCATGTGCCCGCCATCGGCAAACTTTATCGAGAGGGCAGAGAGGAGGCAGTGGATGATCAGGATAACCATGAGGATGTAATCCGTCATCTCCAAGCCGCTCTTTGACGGAACGAAGATTATGTTCTGGAGGAAGTCTCCCTGAATGGTCAGGTTTGAGAAGAGCTTGTTCATGTAAACGGAAACCTGAAACGCGGCCGCAACTGAGAAGGCAAACGCTCCCGTTATGCCGTAGATAACGCCCCTAAAACTCGCCACAGTTTGAGCGCGTTTTCTCCTGAGCCTCACCAGGCGCTCGAAGTTCCTCGATATGACCATCCCAACGTAGTCAGGCTCTGCACCGAGGTTTATGCTCTTGTTGAATATCTCGGAGAAGATACCTATTAGCCAGCTACCGGTGTCTATGGTGAAGTAGCGCCAGGATTTGCTGTTGTCTATCCTCATCGAGACCCTACGGTAGAGGTTCCTTATGTCCTGAGTTAGGACTCCAAAGTCATGGGCACTGAGGTACTTGAGCACGAGGGGAAGGGCGGCACCGCTTGCGGCAAGGGAAGAGCTGAGGCTCCTCATGAATGCCGGAAAGTTCTCATCCTTCACAAGGATGGCCTTCTCCTCCTTCTCAAGCACCTTGCCCAGGTACATGAGCGGGGTGAGCACTATCGCAACCTGAACGAGGAGTGGAAGGTCGAACCTTGGTCTCACCACCAGCACAACCAGAACCGCCGCTGCCATGATGCCCGCGACGGATATAAGCGCGGCCTTGATGAACTTGGCCTTCCTCTCGGAGGTCATGGCATAGTCGGCCCATATCCTGTCCTCCGGCATTCTGTACTTTATGACGAGCATTATTCCAATCTCGGTGGCAAGAACGAGCACGAACATAAAGGCACTAAGGCTGACGATGTCCTGACCGGTGAGTATCGGACCTATGATTATGAACGTCACCATGAAGACGACCGAGATTATAAGTGAGGAGTACACCTCCTTGAAGACGTCCAAGTCGTAGAGGGTTCCCTCGTAGAAGGTCTCGTAGTCGTCCATAACCGTCTTCTGCTCCTGGAGGAGGTAGTCCCTGAGCTCTACACCGCTATCGAGGGAATAGGCGAGCCTATCGAGGAAATCCGCGAAAACCTTGCTGGGCGTTCTCTTGGCAAGGAACCTCAGGGCCTCCGGCATGCCCCTGTGGAGCTTTGCTATAAGGTAGTACACCTTTTTCATGTCGCTCGCTATCGGTTCCAGAATCTTCTCGGTGGCCAGGTTCCAGATGAGCTCGCTCCTGCTCACGTCGCTCGTAGATAGCACCGCGAAGTACGTTGCAAAGAAGGGAATCTTGGAGTTTATCTGAACCCTCTTGTTGCTGATTCTGGCATAGGGGTACCCAACGGCGTAGATGAGTGGAAGGAGCGGAATTGCATAGAGGACAAAGGTTATCACGCTGGAAAGGGATACAAACCTCTTGAGAACTGACACGGCAACGAAGAGGGCCATGGAACCCACTATACTGGGCAGCAGAACTTTCCTGAAGTACTCGTGCATGGTAATGCCCGACTGTGCCAGCACCCCTGCCTTCTCCCCGGCCATTTTCCCACCTCACAGCCTGAAGCTCAGCCCCTCTATTCCCTTTTCGTAGAACGCCTTAATCTCCCGGTGAACCGCGTAATAGTCCGTTATGCCAAGCTCCGCCATCCTTTTGATTATCCTCGCACGGAGGAAGAGCTCGTTGTATATCTCCTTCGGATCCTCATAGCCGGCAACTTCCGCGATTTTCCTCTCGAGAATGTACGAGTTGTTCATTCCACGGAAGATGTGTCTGTCAGTTACTGCGTCCCACTCGAAAACGTTCCTCGTGGCAACCCCGCCGAGTTCCTCGTAGTAGCCCTCTATCTCGACGACGCTGAGAACCCTCCTCAGGAACCTGCCACGGACGTAGACCGCCTGCTGGAAGAGGGCTATGTTCAGGTTGTCTATGAACGTGACTGGGATGTTTATCGGTGAGCCTGTGAAACGCTGTATCATCTTTCTAACGTCGCCAGCGTGAAACGTTGCCATGACCGGGTGTCCGGTCTGCATGGCCTGGAAGGCTATTGCACCCTCGGCTCCACGAATCTCACCGACTATGATGTAGTTAGGCCTCGAACGAAGAGCCGCCTTCAGGAGGTCAAAGAGCGTAACCCTGCTCTCCTCTGGCCCGCGCTCCCTGGTGGTGAGCCTCTGCCAGTTCTTGTGTGGAACGACGACCTCAGGAGTATCCTCAGCGGTGTAGATTTTAGCGTCTGGCTTGATGAAGGGGATGATTGAATTGAGCGTTGTGGTCTTTCCGCTGGCCGTCTCACCGCAGACGAAGATGCTCATGCCGTACTCAAGGGCCAGCCAGAGGTAGGCGGCAACCTCAGCGGAGAAGGTGTTCCATTTGACGAGCTGGACGACGCTGAGCGGGGTCGCCGAGAACTTACGTATGGTTGCGCTCGGACCCTGAATGCTGACGTCGGGAGAGTAGATTATGTTGATACGCGAACCGTCCGGAAGGGTTCCATCGACGATCGGGTTTTTGTCGCTGACAGGCCTGCCCATCCTCTCGCTGAGGTTCTTGAAGTAATCCGCCAGACGGAGGTTGTCGCCGAAGGTTATGTTAGTCTCCATAGCGTCGAATATCTTGTGGATGAGGGAAACGTAGTTGGCGCCAATTATGTGGATGTCTTCGATATAGGGGTCACGCATGAGGGGTTCAAGGGGTCCTATGCCGACTATGTCCCTCTTGAGAAGGTAGCGGAACTTGGCCACCTCCTCAGCCGTGAAGGAAACCCGTCTGCGGTTGAACAGACCCCCTCCAATCTTTCCCAGCGCCTCGTCCATTAGGTCGTCCAGAAAGCGCTCAAACTCCTCGCTCTCCTCCGGAATCTTCTTTTCTGGTGCGAGTTCGAGTATCTTGTCCTTCAGGAGTTCGTACTTCCGCTCCTCCTCCGGGCTGGTTATCCTGGGCTCGATGACTATATATCTCTTCTCCGTGTTTATGTCACCGTAGATGTGGATGAATATGGGATCCCCCACCGGGTAGAGTATGTTCGGGTACTTGATGTCCTTCATGTCCCTGCTGAGCTGGGCGTAGAACTCCGGAAACTTACCGGTCTTCTTGACGAATCCCTCCACATATCTTCGAAGGTGTGGGTTTCGGGCCATTGCAACCTCAATGTTGTCGCTGACGTCCTTCTTGACCGGCATATCACACCACCGCGGCTATCTCGACTATGAACCCGACCCTCGGTTCTACCCTGAACGGGATTATCTTCTGGAAGATGCCCATGGCATTGTTGTACTTGACGATGGTTGCCGAGTTCTTCAGGTCACCGCCGAACGTCTTCACGCTCAGCCGTATGAGCAGGCTGGACGCCTCCTCCAGTATCTTAAGGAACTCAGGCTCTATATCAGCAGGGTTCACGGTCATTATCGTGACCTTTCCCAGGGAGCTCAGCCTCTTCAGATGGAGGGAAAAGGCCCTTATTTCCTCTCTATCAAGCTCAGAGGGCAGGAGAGCGGAGAGTGAATCGATTATCATTACGTCCGTCTTCCACAGTCTCGGCTCCCCAACGAATCTCGACAGGAACTTCCGCCTGTCAGAAACGCCAACCAACAGAGGATAGAGCGAGACGAACATGAGACGCCTCTTTATCAAATCCTGGATTATGCTGTATCCCAGTGAGTCCATCTGATTTATGAACTCGGGGGTGGTGTACTGGCTGGAAACATAGGTGGCGGTGTAATCGTTTCTCAGGAACCCGTAGAGGAGTCTCTGGGAGAATATGGACTTACCTGTACCCCTGTCTCCTTCGATCAGTACTATACTCCCCGCTGGAATGCCGCCTCCAAGACGCCTGTGAAGCTCGTCGTTAGGTATCTGAATCCTAAGGAGGCTCCCCATGGCCATCACCCCACCTCAAACACGAGTGATTTCCTCTTTCCAGTCTCGATGACGACCGTGATTTTGTGATACCCGGATGATGAGATGAAGGCAGTCGGGACGTATATTTTACCGACTTCGTACGGAGCAAGCACGCCCGATGGATCGAAGGTAAGGTTTGCGGGCGGGATTATCGAGCCGTCTATCATGACAACAACGGAATTGGGGTCAAAAGAGAAGGAGTCTTTACCGGTGTTGCGGATGTAGAAGACGTACGAAGAGCCAGAAACGGGAATGTTCTCCGGATCGTTAATTATCTCAAAATTAGTGCGCAGACTCTCGGCCACATCTTGGCCTTTCGTGATAATGCCTCCTGAAATATCCTGGGTAACCACGTACAGACCTCCGGCTACCATACCCGCTACCAGTAGTGAGACGATGAACAGTACAAGCTCTGACACCACTGAACTCGCCATTATTACCCCTCCACAGGGCAGTACCAGGCACTGCTAATCACCTGCGGCGATCCGTTGGTCGCGTTACCGACCCACTTCCATTTTACCTTCAGCCCACAGCCAATCTCGGTGCTTATCACGAGGGAATTGACCAGGGTCTGATCTTTCTGGAGGTTTTGAACCGTCAGCTCCATCCACTCCCCGGGCAGGAGATATTCCCTGCCGGAGGTCAGGACTTTCGACGCGGTCAGGTCTCCGTTGTATATGTACGTCCACTTCGCCGGGGATAGCGTGCTCCCCTCATTTGTTATATTGAACGTGATGTCGTAAACCGTAACGTTTGCCTGGGTTGAGTAGTTATACCCCGTGAGCTCAAGCTCCGACGTCTTCACCCTGAGGGCCATCTGATTGTAGTCTTCCGTTGCCTGATGCACCATCGAGTATGCGTTCTCACTCGAAACGTATAGCATGCCGAAGGAAACCAGCGTTGCTATCAGCAGCACAGCGAAGGCCGCTGGTACACTGACCCCCATGTGAATCCCCTAAACACCGTACACGTCTTCCAGCACCCTGCCAATCACCCGCATTTCCCTTTCTATGGCATCCAGCAGTTCCCTGGTTATCCTGACTCCCCTGAGGCGCTCTATGAAGAGCAGCGAAACGAGGTGGTCCTGTATCGTGAGCTTCTCATCCGGCCTCCAGTCCGGCTCTCTGTGGTGGGGTCTTATGCCCTCGGCGTACCTAAGCAAAGTATTCAGCACGTCCTCGGAAATCCACCCGATCTGGTAGTAGAACTCAAGGACATCTTCAAGGTTCTGCATGCCAACCCGGTCTATGAGGAAGCCCAGCCACTTTAATGCCATCATCGTCGAGACCATGTCGTTGGGGATGTGCTCAAGCCTTGCCTTGGTACGTGGAGGGCTGATCAGGACGTCCCTAATTTCAGAGGGGATTTCAAATCCCCTGGAAAGCTCAAACTCCTTCTCCATGGACTCTACCTCCGTCGGGTTTTGGGAGGGGGGCTCCTGAGACGGTGCTTCCTCCACCCGGGTTTCACTGGTGAGGGGCCCCTCACCGAAACCGCCGCCGCTTCCGGCACCCATGACTTCACCGTACTCCACGACCTGGGCCCCTCCCACTGGTCGATTCTGAGGCTCACCCCACGGCGATTGATTAGCCTGAGCGGCCTGCGAGAGGTTCATGAGGTGATTGCGTATCTCCTCCAAGTACCTTCCAATTTCATCCACGCGGCTGTCGAGGCGGGAGAGCTTCTCGATCTGCCCCGCGTAGGTGCGGAGTACCTTGTCAACTATCCTATCAACCTGCTCAGGGGTCAGTATGTCACGCTTCTTCATGAGGCGATCCTTAAGGTCATCAATCAGGAAGTTCGGAACCTTGCCCCTGAGGCGCTTGAGCCTCTCCTCAATTTCGGTTTCGGTAATCATACCCCTCCCTCCGAGATGGCTTCATATATCAGGTCATCGAGATCCATACCATCGATAACAAGGAGCCTCAGATCGGATTTTATTTGAGCTATTTCGGCTTTCAAACTCTCAATCTCCTCACTCAGCTCCTGAATCTCGCTGAGTAACGGATTAGCGGAATCAACATCCTTAAATGGGTTAATCTGCTGGGAGACTATCTCATAGAGGACCATAACGTCCTTTATCACCTTATCAAGACGGTCTATTTCCTCGCGGAGTTCGTTTATCTGGGTCTTGAGGGTGTCGATACTCACCTTTATGCGAGGGATGTCGTTCTCAATCTCGTTTATCCTCGTCATGACCTGAGTGATAAGCTCCTCTTCCTCCTTTTTCCGCTGGGCAGTCTCTTCCGCGGTTTCCTGGGCTTCCTGCTCCAGCTCATCGAGCTTTATTATCTCCCTGTTGTCCTCTGTCTTCTCCTCACCCTCCTTCTTTTTCTTGAACTTGTTCTTCAGGTACGAAAACGACATTCCAATCACCCGCGAGGAAAGTTATGGAAAAAGGAAAGGTGGTAGAGGCTTCACTTGAGGTCGACTATCTTGTCGGTGGTACTGAGACCGTAGGCGGTCGGTGTGATGACCTTGGTGTAGCCAGGAGCACCGAACTCCGGAACGACCCTGATGGTTATGGGGGTCCTGGGCTCAACACCGCCGAAGACGGCGGTAAGGTTGACGGTGAGCAGGGCTATGTCGCCGGTGGTTAGGGTCGGAATGGTGCCGCTGAGAGAACTGTCGGCGTCCTGAACAATGAGAATACCAAAGTGTGTTCCGTCGACCTTGGTGTTGTTCCATGCGTCAGATGTCGTATCAAACATGTCTCCGCTGATGGTGGCCTTGGCGTTTCCGTATGAAAGAACAACCTGCTTCTGGCCGTTGTCAAGGTAGACTTTGGTTTGGTTGAGGTCAATCGGGGTGCTTCCAGCGTTGAGGGAGACCTGGATTGTCATTAGGGTCATGTTGTTGGAAGAGGGTGCGTAACCCGTCACTGCGTCAATCTTTATGCCCGTTGAAACTTCCTGGGTGGTCTGCCTGCCCGTGGCCTCGGCCCTCTGCTGGAGGTAGCCGCTGGTGTTGATGAGAACCGCGGCAGCCACTGCAGCCACTAGAACCATGGCTATGAACACTATCAGGGTACCGATACCAACGGCACCCCTCTTCTTCTTCAGCAACCTCATTTCCTGGCACCTCCCTTAGGGATTTTGCAATATATCCTATGTTGCTTTGAATATAAATCGATTTTTTGTTGGTAGTTATGTAGAAACTGGTGTACCTACATATGTAGGTTGATACTACTACAAAAAATAAACACAGAGTTGGTGATCCAACGACAAAATGGCGGATAAGTGGAGAACATCACATCAAGCGCGTGACCAGCAGGGTGGATTTACCTATGGGTTCAACCCTCACATCGTATGGACTCTCTTCAACAGCGGCAATTATATCTTCCGAGCTCGGGAAGCAGGTGAATTCTTTGGTCAGGCTCTCAAAGAACTCCAGGGCAGCGATACGCGGATAGTTATCCCTAAAGGGCTCGATTATAACAAGCTTCCCTCCAGGTTTTAGAGTCTCGATGGCCCTTCTAACGGCCGCTCCGGGATTCTCCAGATACTCCAAGACAAAGCTCATAACCACGGCATCGTACGTGTTCTTAATCACGAGTTTTCTGATGTCCATCTCCCTCAGAACCACCCAATCCATGCGGGCATTCCTGACGCGGGTCTTGGCTATGCTCAGCAAGCCTGGAGAAAAGTCAACGCCGACGTATTTCCCGTTAGGACCAACGGCCTCCCCAAGTTCCACGGGGGAAACGGAGCCGCAGCCGAGGTCAAGAACATTCATGCCGTCCTCAAGGCCCAGTAGGTTTGATGCAAGCTGCCGGTAGGTCCGGTTGAGCTCCATCAGTAGTCGCATGTCCCAGAAGTCTGCGCCCTTATCAAAGTCCATGAGTATCTTCGGGTGCTCCGCGGAGATGAAGGCGTAATCAGCCATCTTGTAAAGTTCCTCCACTATCTGAACCCAGTCGGAGAGAAGCTTTCCTGCGTCCTCCGTGTTTAAACTGAACTCGTAGGAGAACCCGGGCATCTTTAAAACGCCATCGGATTCCTCAACAAAGCCAAGGGCGAGGTAAGTGTCTATAAGTTTCCCGAGATAGGCCTTGTTGGAAACGGGAATCATAGTCAGCAACTCTTCACGGGGCACTCCACCCGCGAGCCTGCGGAAAATTCCATACTTTAGCCCAAGCCTGAGGAGATGTCCAAGGGACAAATCCACTATCGCCTCAAGATTCCTGTCGAGTATCTCCGCGAGGGATTTCATGGCAGTCACCTCATGTGTACCTCGAGTAGTAGGAGTGGTAGGACTTCAGGAGTTTAACGACCTGCTTTCCGTACTCCGTGAGCCTGTAGTACTTGAAACCCTTCTCGGTAACGACCTCCACCAGGCCAAGGCTCACAAGGGAACTGTGACCATTGTACCTGTTTCCAAGACCAATAAGAGCGCCTTTCACATTTGAGGGGTCTGATTTGACCACCCTTGCGATTTCAGAGAGGTAGGTGGGGGTGGGATATATTTCATCGAGATAAAAGAGTATCCTCTTCCTAAGTTCACTGCGGTTGATAGAGCGAATTACAAAGGGATCAATGAACATTTGAACATCCCCCTACCACTACCCCGCAACAATTAAAGACTCTCCAATTCCCACCAAAATATGTTGAGCACAATACTATATAAATGTTACCATTTGTGAACTAATAACCCTTTTCAACTTGTCAAAATGTAATTATTATCCCGATAGATATTCCATTGTTGAAGGTTTATCCAGCTTGGATAAAATCTATCCAAGAATTGGATTACCCACAACACCTTCGAGAGCGCCCAACACGGTATGTTGTCACATTTTAGGTGAAGCTCCACCTCGTGATGATGAAATGACAACCAAGGGGACAAAGAATTTAAATTCTGGTTTTCAAACCTACACCCATGCCGCTGATGATAGTCGTCGAGCACAGAATCGGGGCTTTCCCCCTTTGGATAAATTGATGCTCTTCTGGTAGTTCAATCGCTACCGTTATAAAGCCCCTTTCAAAGCCCCTGGAGGTGGTAAGGATGATTGATAAGGTTTACTGCGCCGATGTTCGGCCCGATATGGAAGGCAAACGCGTTAAACTCGCCGGATGGGTTTACAGGAAGAGAGAGGTCGGAAAGAAGGTGTTCATAGTCCTCCGCGACTCAAGCGGGATAATCCAAACGATATTCAAGAAGGAGCTTAGTGAGGAAGCCTACGCCGAGGCAAAAAAAGTTGGGATAGAGTCCAGCGTGATAATCGAGGGTGTGGTTAAGGCCGACCCACGCGCACCAACCGGGGTGGAGGTTCAGGCAGATAGGATAGAGATCATCCAGAACGTGGACTTCTTCCCGATAACGAAGGACGCGAGCGACGAGTTCCTGCTGGATGTCAGGCACCTGCACCTGCACTCACCGAAGGTTGCCAGCGTAATGAAGGTCAAGGCGACGATGATGCAGGCCGCTCGCGAGTGGCTCCTCCAGGACGGCTGGTACGAGGTCTTTCCCCCAATACTCGTCACCGGTGCCGTCGAGGGCGGCGCGACCCTCTTCAAGCTCAAGTACTTCGACAAGACCGCCTACCTCAGCCAGTCGGCCCAGCTCTACCTTGAGGCTGCCATCTTCGGCCTCGAAAAGGTCTGGTCGCTAACTCCGAGCTTCAGGGCCGAGAAGAGCAGGACGAGGAGACACCTCACCGAGTTCTGGCACCTGGAGCTTGAGGCCGCCTGGATGGACCTCTGGGACATCATGAAGGTGGAGGAGGAGCTGGTCAGCTACATGGTGCAGAGGACGCTTGAGCTCAGGAGGGGCGACATCGAGACCTTCAGGAAGGACTTCACCACGCTCAAGAACACGGCCCCGCCCTTCCCGCGGATAAGCTACGATGAAGCAATCGACATACTCCAGAGCAAGGGAGTTCAGATAGAGTGGGGCGAGGACATGGGCGCCGACGAGGAGAGGATTTTAACGCAGGAGTTCGAGAGCCCCTTCTTCGTCTACGGCTATCCGAAGCACATCAAGGCCTTCTACATGAAGGAGGACCCGGAGGACCCGAGGAAGGTTCTTGCCGCCGACATGCTCGCGCCGGAAGGCTACGGCGAGGTCATCGGCGGCTCACAGCGTGAGGACGACTACGACAAGCTCGTGCAGAGGATTCTCGACGAGGGAATGGATCCGAAGGACTACGAGTGGTACCTCGACCTGAGGAAGTACGGCTCTGTTCCGCACAGCGGTTTCGGCCTCGGCCTTGAGAGGCTCGTCGCCTGGGTGCTGAAGCTCGACCATGTCCGCTGGGCCACGCTCTTCCCGAGGACGCCGAGCAGGCTGTATCCGTAGCAACCTTTGCAAGGCAAAGGTTGACCAAAGTTCGTGATTCATTCTCAATTTTTTGTTACAAGGTTTTTGCGTTTGAGTTGGAATTCATGAGAGGAATGCGTTAATGACGAGCTTAATGGGCCATCAACACGAGATCTACAACATGAAAATGCTCCACGAGAACGCGGCTACAGAGATCGATGTGATTCTACTGAAAGCTCTGTGGAGGGAGATAAAGAGGATGATGAGGATAAACGTGATTGAGGTTGAAGAAGAGAAGAAATAAAAACTCTGCATCATCAACGACCTGCCTTAAGATTGTTTATTCGGACTCTCGGCTTTTCATTTTTTGTTTTCTGTGTACCAACCAATCGCTACAAAGGATATAACCCATATAATGACAACGAGTTTTCCTACCATAGACCCTGCAGATAGCCATCCTGCCATTGCAAATGAGACAAAGGCAATGATTCCAAGTATTATATTCAATCCATTTTTCACCCTACGTTTCCCATCCTCAATGCCCACTATCAGAATCATAATTATCATCGCTGCTGCAATATACAATACAGCTAACAGTAGCTCATTGCCACTTATTATGTTGAGTGCAGTATTGGCTGCTTCTTTACCATTAACACCTGCCCCCCTGAGTACAGTATAGACAAAAAATATGATCACCATCATTAATGCGGAATTTGCTATCAAGTTAATCGCCTCGCCAAAAACAAAAATTGCTTGTCCCAAGTATCTAAGGATTTTCGTTATTTTTTCTCTCCCCAAATTTCTTCCACCCATTTCCCTCACCTCACGGCAACTAGT
Proteins encoded:
- the asnS gene encoding asparagine--tRNA ligase, with product MIDKVYCADVRPDMEGKRVKLAGWVYRKREVGKKVFIVLRDSSGIIQTIFKKELSEEAYAEAKKVGIESSVIIEGVVKADPRAPTGVEVQADRIEIIQNVDFFPITKDASDEFLLDVRHLHLHSPKVASVMKVKATMMQAAREWLLQDGWYEVFPPILVTGAVEGGATLFKLKYFDKTAYLSQSAQLYLEAAIFGLEKVWSLTPSFRAEKSRTRRHLTEFWHLELEAAWMDLWDIMKVEEELVSYMVQRTLELRRGDIETFRKDFTTLKNTAPPFPRISYDEAIDILQSKGVQIEWGEDMGADEERILTQEFESPFFVYGYPKHIKAFYMKEDPEDPRKVLAADMLAPEGYGEVIGGSQREDDYDKLVQRILDEGMDPKDYEWYLDLRKYGSVPHSGFGLGLERLVAWVLKLDHVRWATLFPRTPSRLYP
- a CDS encoding helix-turn-helix domain-containing protein; translation: MFIDPFVIRSINRSELRKRILFYLDEIYPTPTYLSEIARVVKSDPSNVKGALIGLGNRYNGHSSLVSLGLVEVVTEKGFKYYRLTEYGKQVVKLLKSYHSYYSRYT
- a CDS encoding class I SAM-dependent methyltransferase → MKSLAEILDRNLEAIVDLSLGHLLRLGLKYGIFRRLAGGVPREELLTMIPVSNKAYLGKLIDTYLALGFVEESDGVLKMPGFSYEFSLNTEDAGKLLSDWVQIVEELYKMADYAFISAEHPKILMDFDKGADFWDMRLLMELNRTYRQLASNLLGLEDGMNVLDLGCGSVSPVELGEAVGPNGKYVGVDFSPGLLSIAKTRVRNARMDWVVLREMDIRKLVIKNTYDAVVMSFVLEYLENPGAAVRRAIETLKPGGKLVIIEPFRDNYPRIAALEFFESLTKEFTCFPSSEDIIAAVEESPYDVRVEPIGKSTLLVTRLM